Proteins encoded in a region of the Candidatus Methanoperedens sp. genome:
- a CDS encoding phosphoadenosine phosphosulfate reductase family protein: protein MTHYLGELLLYWCPSCNLPVLGKTCACGVATKKIDITPPGDIRAGFPYDIDLINRTTEEQFGKKLIPEGRLVVLNKAPYEDRMDEVIFDGVVMGSLRFELEKMGWVFIPRLEGARRLAGNRKWLVVDEGAVNFIIKGASVLAPGVNEACASIVEDDEVIVLTPQNEVIATGRARMSAERMLTHEKGMAVKTRWNGAPKPAELSYEGEKRTWDDAVAANLPILRKFEEKSHKFIKNVVETTGKPVTVSYSGGKDSLVTLLLVRDATPVFDILFADTGLEFQETVDNVRQIASEFSLPLRMHSSGDSFWQSIDNFGPPTVEARWCCKVCKLGAITQLIENNYENGCLTFIGQRKYESEIRANSEHIWRNPWVGNQIGATPIQNWTALHVWLYLFWKKAEYNPLYEQGFDRIGCWLCPSASMADFSRLKEIHPELYGRIEKYLLEYASRNGLPEEWVMYGFWRWQVVPKSIRMIAEKKGINLVPKYGKRPVKFTVTVGYRPCKTGGITAEGSFSAPLNLQLISETGFLTIIGNSNAIDGVILSQNGEDNVHVYASGTVVARGKDEISARELIGLAEKTIMRALSCTGCGVCVGQCAARAISVNGTARINDKCTHCGKCTWACPVVKFGSFTE from the coding sequence ATGACCCACTACCTCGGCGAGCTATTACTGTACTGGTGCCCCTCATGCAACCTCCCGGTGCTGGGGAAAACCTGTGCCTGCGGAGTTGCCACAAAAAAGATAGATATCACTCCGCCTGGCGATATAAGGGCGGGTTTTCCATACGACATCGACCTCATTAACAGGACGACAGAAGAACAGTTCGGCAAGAAGCTCATACCAGAGGGCAGGCTCGTTGTTCTGAACAAGGCGCCCTATGAGGACAGGATGGATGAGGTGATATTTGACGGCGTGGTGATGGGTTCGCTTCGCTTTGAACTTGAGAAGATGGGATGGGTATTTATCCCCAGACTTGAGGGGGCGCGGCGGCTGGCAGGAAACAGGAAATGGCTGGTTGTGGATGAAGGAGCGGTTAATTTTATCATAAAAGGTGCCTCAGTGCTTGCACCCGGGGTTAATGAAGCTTGTGCCAGCATAGTCGAGGACGACGAGGTCATTGTACTCACGCCGCAAAATGAAGTAATCGCCACTGGTAGGGCACGGATGAGCGCAGAACGCATGCTCACGCATGAAAAGGGCATGGCAGTCAAGACGCGCTGGAATGGCGCCCCAAAGCCGGCAGAGCTATCATACGAAGGGGAAAAAAGAACGTGGGACGATGCCGTAGCCGCGAACCTTCCTATACTGAGAAAATTTGAGGAGAAATCTCATAAGTTCATAAAAAATGTCGTCGAGACGACGGGCAAACCGGTGACAGTTTCCTACTCTGGCGGAAAGGACAGCCTTGTCACACTGCTTCTTGTCCGGGATGCAACGCCCGTATTTGATATTCTTTTTGCTGATACAGGTCTTGAATTCCAGGAGACTGTCGATAATGTCAGGCAGATAGCGAGCGAATTTTCTCTGCCTTTAAGGATGCATTCTTCAGGCGACTCGTTCTGGCAGTCGATAGACAATTTCGGTCCTCCCACGGTGGAAGCCAGATGGTGCTGCAAGGTCTGCAAACTCGGCGCAATAACGCAATTGATCGAGAACAACTACGAAAATGGATGCCTTACATTCATAGGACAGCGAAAATACGAAAGCGAGATACGGGCCAACAGCGAGCATATCTGGAGGAATCCCTGGGTCGGGAACCAGATAGGAGCTACACCAATCCAGAACTGGACTGCCCTGCATGTATGGCTGTATCTTTTCTGGAAGAAGGCAGAATACAATCCATTGTATGAGCAAGGGTTTGACCGCATCGGATGCTGGCTGTGTCCTTCCGCAAGCATGGCAGATTTTTCGCGCCTGAAAGAAATCCATCCAGAACTTTATGGCAGGATTGAAAAATATCTTCTTGAATATGCTTCCCGTAATGGATTGCCTGAAGAATGGGTAATGTACGGCTTCTGGCGCTGGCAGGTTGTTCCCAAGTCAATAAGGATGATCGCCGAGAAAAAAGGAATCAATCTTGTCCCAAAATACGGAAAAAGGCCGGTCAAATTTACTGTGACAGTGGGGTACAGGCCATGCAAAACAGGCGGGATAACGGCAGAAGGCAGTTTTAGTGCGCCATTGAACCTTCAGCTGATCTCTGAAACAGGTTTCCTCACGATAATCGGAAATTCAAATGCAATAGATGGCGTAATTCTTTCGCAGAATGGGGAGGATAATGTGCATGTTTATGCAAGCGGCACGGTAGTGGCCCGGGGCAAGGACGAGATAAGTGCCAGGGAACTGATCGGCCTTGCTGAAAAAACGATCATGCGTGCCCTTTCTTGCACTGGCTGCGGAGTTTGCGTGGGGCAATGTGCAGCACGAGCGATCAGCGTCAACGGCACTGCCAGGATCAATGATAAATGCACGCATTGCGGTAAGTGTACATGGGCGTGTCCTGTTGTCAAGTTCGGCTCATTTACCGAATAA
- the thrC gene encoding threonine synthase: MRKFKPQEIEKLTIPRCTNCGSALDAEYDYKTIQKIILRDDFMRAKPAHWKYWAFMPARDLSKIITMGEGGTPLLENKRLAKTGRLLIKYEASNPTGSFKDRGSSLEITKALEFGKRKVALASTGNMGASVAAYAAYAGLECRVFIPDIVGKEKITQIKAYGAETIAVEGDYSEAMKKAEEYVISNSDSFLTGDYPWRSEGTKTIGFEIADQLYWHVPDYVVVPVGNGTLIWSIFEAFRELVLVGITDRIPHITGVQVENCDPVVHAWDNELGEIIPVQNPRTIATAIACGDPIDGIAALRAIRESGGEAIRISDEEALSARDMLARNGIFVEPSGAVAYAGAMKKKLEGTVVVVATGHGLKDMYGLA, translated from the coding sequence ATGAGGAAATTCAAGCCGCAGGAAATTGAGAAACTGACTATCCCGAGATGCACCAATTGTGGCTCAGCCCTTGACGCGGAATATGACTACAAGACTATACAGAAAATCATTTTGCGCGATGATTTCATGCGCGCTAAACCTGCTCACTGGAAGTACTGGGCTTTCATGCCCGCAAGAGACCTCTCCAAGATAATCACCATGGGTGAAGGCGGCACGCCCTTGCTTGAGAACAAAAGGCTTGCAAAAACCGGAAGATTGCTGATAAAATATGAGGCATCAAACCCAACAGGTTCATTTAAAGACCGCGGCTCGTCGCTTGAAATCACAAAAGCGCTTGAGTTCGGGAAACGCAAGGTTGCGCTCGCTTCGACAGGTAACATGGGCGCATCCGTGGCAGCATATGCGGCTTACGCAGGACTTGAGTGCAGGGTATTCATTCCCGATATCGTGGGCAAGGAAAAGATCACGCAGATAAAAGCCTACGGCGCAGAAACAATAGCTGTGGAAGGGGACTATTCAGAGGCGATGAAAAAAGCAGAGGAGTATGTTATCTCCAACAGCGACTCGTTCCTGACAGGTGATTATCCCTGGCGCAGTGAAGGTACCAAGACCATTGGTTTTGAGATCGCGGACCAGCTTTACTGGCATGTGCCAGATTATGTTGTTGTGCCTGTAGGGAACGGCACGCTTATATGGAGCATTTTCGAAGCTTTCAGGGAGCTTGTGCTCGTGGGGATCACGGATAGGATACCACATATAACCGGCGTGCAGGTTGAGAACTGCGACCCTGTGGTACATGCCTGGGATAACGAGCTGGGCGAAATTATACCCGTGCAGAACCCCAGGACGATAGCCACTGCCATAGCATGTGGAGACCCCATAGACGGTATTGCAGCGCTGCGGGCTATCCGGGAATCAGGAGGAGAAGCAATCCGGATTTCCGATGAAGAAGCGCTATCAGCGCGGGATATGCTTGCAAGGAACGGGATTTTTGTTGAGCCAAGCGGAGCGGTCGCTTATGCAGGCGCGATGAAGAAAAAGCTTGAGGGGACGGTTGTGGTGGTTGCTACGGGGCACGGGCTGAAGGATATGTATGGGCTGGCATAA
- a CDS encoding phosphoadenosine phosphosulfate reductase family protein, which translates to MKETRYFELEKNHIFWCRKCNVPLLEEQCGICGEKGHEIELSQPGDVRFASPHEQKIIQNLVLNSFGTNPMEGKLILLNKIPGEDKTDEILVDGLHFGVLRFDMKELNFKLDLMIEGAKALIESGIRKKLVLISSKGRHLSGKAIDGSEILECSEDIEKGDTVLVIDKNLRGFGISYRQGSELKAPGQSLKIKKIDSGKAYFVDRQPTRDEIIRANAPHMKWLVKDAVNTIRGIANQKEFKDSPVYVSFSGGKDSLTTLDLTRSAVKKPIKVFFANTGIEFPETIEFVRRFCGENKIDLAEVKAKDAFWENLPSFGPPAKDFRWCCKVCKLGPINTVMEECTRGGRKCITIDGKRKYESFVRSRIAPKEENPFIPGQVSVFPIRDWRAMEVWLYLYYRKLEYNPLYDLGFERVGCWLCPAELNAEYYRFKELHPELFERWNEYLLDWARKNGLSDAFIERGFWRWKMLPPKMLRLAEELGISTALKAEEKEFSIVVTGGVSPCKTGGYTMEGKITGLLLSEAQNIANMLGDNVFSEDLGVLLIKTEKSNVKIFSSGHISVNAPGEEEALALFEKTAKQLIREKKCTKCGVCLKVCPVGAITIEPQLRIQKECNRCGKCSESCVVVKYSDRILPGFRVQ; encoded by the coding sequence ATGAAGGAAACAAGATATTTCGAACTTGAAAAAAATCACATTTTCTGGTGCAGAAAGTGTAATGTTCCATTACTTGAAGAGCAATGCGGAATATGCGGAGAAAAAGGCCATGAAATTGAGCTTTCCCAGCCGGGCGATGTGAGGTTTGCCTCTCCGCACGAACAAAAAATAATCCAGAACCTTGTCTTAAACTCATTTGGTACCAATCCCATGGAAGGAAAACTCATCCTTCTTAATAAAATTCCCGGGGAAGACAAAACCGATGAGATACTGGTTGACGGTCTTCATTTCGGAGTTCTGAGATTCGATATGAAGGAACTCAATTTCAAACTCGACCTCATGATCGAGGGAGCAAAGGCGCTCATTGAATCAGGCATCCGGAAAAAGCTCGTCCTGATTTCTTCTAAAGGCCGCCATCTCAGCGGAAAAGCAATAGATGGAAGCGAAATCCTCGAATGTTCAGAGGACATCGAGAAAGGCGATACGGTTCTCGTAATTGACAAGAACCTGAGAGGGTTTGGAATATCGTACAGGCAGGGCAGTGAATTAAAGGCCCCCGGACAATCTCTGAAGATAAAGAAAATCGATTCCGGAAAAGCCTATTTTGTGGATAGACAGCCAACCAGGGATGAGATCATCCGTGCCAATGCGCCGCACATGAAATGGCTTGTGAAAGATGCTGTGAACACGATCCGCGGTATCGCCAACCAGAAAGAGTTCAAAGATTCGCCAGTCTACGTTTCATTCAGCGGCGGCAAGGACAGCCTTACCACGCTTGACCTTACAAGAAGCGCAGTGAAAAAACCCATAAAAGTGTTCTTCGCGAACACAGGCATCGAGTTCCCGGAAACGATTGAGTTTGTAAGGAGATTCTGTGGAGAGAATAAAATAGACCTGGCGGAAGTGAAAGCTAAAGATGCTTTCTGGGAAAATCTCCCGAGTTTCGGCCCTCCTGCAAAGGATTTCAGGTGGTGCTGCAAGGTCTGTAAGCTTGGCCCCATCAACACTGTCATGGAAGAATGCACCCGAGGAGGGCGCAAATGTATCACGATTGATGGGAAAAGGAAATATGAGTCCTTTGTCCGCTCGCGTATTGCCCCAAAGGAAGAGAACCCATTTATTCCTGGGCAGGTGAGCGTGTTCCCGATACGAGACTGGCGTGCTATGGAAGTATGGCTGTACCTGTACTACCGTAAACTGGAATACAATCCTCTATATGACCTTGGCTTTGAGCGTGTGGGATGCTGGCTGTGTCCTGCAGAGCTGAACGCTGAATACTACAGGTTCAAAGAACTTCATCCGGAGCTGTTCGAGCGCTGGAATGAGTACCTTCTGGATTGGGCCAGGAAAAATGGACTTTCAGATGCATTCATAGAGCGTGGTTTCTGGCGCTGGAAAATGCTGCCCCCTAAGATGCTCCGTCTCGCAGAGGAACTGGGGATAAGTACTGCATTGAAAGCTGAAGAAAAAGAGTTCAGCATTGTGGTGACTGGCGGGGTTTCACCCTGCAAGACGGGTGGATACACAATGGAAGGAAAGATTACGGGGCTTTTGCTCTCCGAAGCGCAGAACATCGCAAATATGCTCGGGGACAATGTATTCTCGGAAGACCTCGGGGTGCTCCTGATCAAGACAGAGAAATCAAATGTCAAGATATTCTCGTCCGGGCACATATCCGTCAATGCTCCTGGAGAGGAAGAGGCCTTAGCGCTTTTTGAAAAGACAGCAAAACAGTTGATCAGAGAAAAAAAATGCACCAAATGTGGTGTGTGTTTGAAAGTCTGTCCTGTCGGCGCCATAACCATTGAACCGCAATTGAGAATACAGAAGGAGTGCAATAGGTGCGGAAAATGCAGTGAGTCATGCGTTGTTGTGAAATACTCTGACAGAATATTACCTGGATTCCGTGTACAGTAA
- a CDS encoding replication factor C small subunit — MLKEEIWIEKYRPKKLDDIVGQEEVIKRLKSYVRSRNLPHLLFSGPPGVGKTAAAICVARELFGETWLNNFTELNASDERGIDVVRNKIKNFARTAPLGEADFKIIFLDEADALTSDAQSALRRTMEKYTSSCRFILSCNYSSKIIEPIQSRCAIYRFKPIGSVAVEERIRHIAKTEGVTITDDGLEAIRYVASGDMRRAINALQAAAMLDKTVNMDAIYKTTATAKPEEVVDLIKLGLEGNFMKARAKLDYLLIEQGLSGEDIIGQIYRAMFDMTVPDRLKVDLIDFIGEIDFRIAEGANERIQLEALIAHFIICGSNKMA; from the coding sequence ATGCTCAAAGAAGAAATCTGGATAGAGAAGTACCGCCCGAAAAAACTTGACGACATAGTTGGGCAGGAAGAAGTCATAAAACGCCTGAAATCGTATGTCAGATCGAGGAACCTTCCGCATCTTCTTTTTTCAGGCCCTCCGGGAGTAGGAAAAACCGCGGCCGCCATTTGCGTGGCCAGGGAACTCTTCGGAGAGACCTGGCTCAATAACTTCACCGAGCTGAACGCAAGCGATGAGCGCGGCATCGACGTTGTCAGGAACAAGATCAAGAACTTTGCAAGAACTGCGCCACTGGGTGAAGCCGATTTCAAGATAATCTTCCTTGACGAGGCAGATGCGCTTACCTCGGATGCGCAATCTGCCCTTCGAAGGACGATGGAAAAATACACCAGCTCATGTCGTTTTATTCTTTCATGCAACTATTCTTCAAAAATAATCGAACCCATCCAGTCAAGATGTGCGATATACAGGTTCAAGCCGATCGGAAGCGTGGCAGTTGAGGAGCGAATAAGGCATATAGCCAAGACAGAAGGAGTGACAATCACAGACGATGGTCTTGAAGCAATAAGATACGTAGCCTCAGGGGACATGAGACGGGCCATCAATGCTCTCCAGGCTGCAGCGATGCTTGATAAGACCGTAAATATGGATGCGATCTATAAGACCACAGCGACGGCGAAACCGGAAGAAGTAGTGGATTTGATCAAGCTTGGATTGGAAGGCAATTTCATGAAAGCGCGGGCAAAGCTGGACTATCTTCTGATCGAGCAGGGGCTTTCCGGTGAGGATATAATAGGGCAGATATACCGCGCCATGTTTGACATGACAGTCCCGGACAGGTTAAAAGTGGATCTTATTGACTTTATAGGAGAGATTGATTTTAGGATTGCTGAAGGTGCAAACGAACGGATTCAGCTTGAAGCATTGATCGCTCATTTTATAATCTGCGGCTCGAATAAAATGGCTTGA
- a CDS encoding ArsR family transcriptional regulator produces MGKRTRIINEPSDLVPLLRAFGSDNHKKVFDALQTDWKTGEEIETEVGFNVQESLDVLKKSGLVESKWRMPQPGKKPEKEYHSSYSRVQVNFQCTVEDLGDLITITFKSDSEIRKYLDTIEREVIGGNQSMNGLQRVVDKSIMFIRGVAKRSHVLTVKGQRIELVGEANDTAE; encoded by the coding sequence ATGGGTAAAAGAACGCGTATTATCAATGAACCGTCAGACCTGGTCCCGCTTCTGCGTGCGTTTGGATCAGATAATCATAAAAAAGTTTTTGATGCATTGCAAACAGATTGGAAAACCGGGGAGGAGATTGAGACAGAAGTAGGGTTTAATGTTCAGGAAAGCCTTGATGTCCTGAAAAAAAGCGGACTCGTCGAGAGCAAGTGGAGAATGCCGCAGCCCGGCAAAAAGCCGGAGAAAGAGTATCATTCCTCTTATTCCAGGGTGCAGGTCAATTTTCAGTGCACGGTTGAGGATTTAGGTGACCTGATAACCATAACTTTCAAGAGTGACAGTGAAATAAGGAAATATCTTGACACTATCGAAAGGGAAGTGATCGGGGGGAACCAGTCCATGAATGGGCTCCAGAGGGTGGTAGACAAGAGTATCATGTTTATCCGCGGTGTGGCAAAGCGATCACATGTCCTGACGGTTAAAGGGCAGAGGATTGAACTGGTCGGGGAAGCGAATGATACTGCGGAGTAA
- a CDS encoding winged helix-turn-helix transcriptional regulator, whose amino-acid sequence MILRSKKESTKFQILVEISAHQPDVRQREIAEKIGITPQAVSEYIKDLLSEGFLFSDGRVRYRVTKKGVDWVLEKAIELKKYSHYIMEDVISHISVATAIARGKFNKGDRVALWMENGLLYARSGDGDVTGGTISAAEEGEDIGVTDLKGLIKFPPVSITICKVPRVERGGSRSVDLKDLRRQAKDKPYIAAIGVEALIALRKISIEPTILFGARESVVEAAFHGLSSLVVSVDEEVPSLLNRLEAEGLNYEVVDLSK is encoded by the coding sequence ATGATACTGCGGAGTAAAAAAGAAAGCACCAAATTCCAGATACTTGTTGAAATATCCGCGCACCAGCCAGATGTCAGACAGAGAGAGATTGCGGAAAAGATCGGCATAACCCCCCAGGCAGTCTCAGAATACATCAAAGACCTTCTATCAGAGGGATTTTTATTTTCTGATGGCCGTGTGCGCTATCGGGTAACAAAAAAGGGTGTGGACTGGGTTCTTGAAAAGGCAATCGAGCTTAAAAAGTATTCCCATTATATCATGGAGGATGTTATCAGTCACATATCTGTCGCGACTGCAATCGCGAGGGGAAAATTCAATAAGGGTGACAGGGTGGCGCTCTGGATGGAGAACGGTTTACTGTATGCTCGTTCGGGGGATGGTGACGTCACAGGGGGCACTATATCTGCCGCAGAAGAAGGAGAGGATATCGGCGTCACAGATCTGAAAGGATTGATAAAATTCCCCCCCGTAAGCATAACAATATGTAAAGTGCCAAGGGTGGAAAGAGGAGGCTCCAGAAGTGTGGATTTAAAGGATCTCAGAAGGCAGGCAAAAGATAAACCTTATATTGCCGCCATCGGGGTCGAGGCGCTGATAGCGCTCAGAAAGATAAGTATAGAGCCCACTATCCTTTTCGGTGCAAGGGAGTCAGTTGTGGAGGCTGCATTTCATGGTCTGTCTTCGCTTGTGGTCTCGGTGGATGAGGAAGTTCCCTCGCTGCTTAACAGGCTCGAGGCCGAAGGGTTGAACTATGAGGTTGTGGACCTGAGCAAATAG
- a CDS encoding nucleotidyltransferase domain-containing protein — translation MLQKYNKWKVLKVFFENPNPEGAGFQLREIGRITKLATTSVKRYLNELVNEELIIISKHRIHAYPVYRANLDSEKFRFLKKIDTIMTLKDSGLIEFLESKCMPDVIILFGSASRGEDTIESDIDLYMLCKERKMDLQDFEKRIKRKISLFFSKDFVELSNELKNNIINGIILKGYLKVF, via the coding sequence ATGTTACAAAAATATAACAAATGGAAAGTGCTTAAGGTCTTCTTTGAGAACCCGAATCCGGAAGGTGCAGGATTTCAATTAAGAGAGATTGGCAGAATTACAAAACTTGCCACAACCTCTGTAAAGCGGTATCTGAACGAACTGGTTAATGAAGAACTGATTATAATATCCAAACACAGGATACATGCATATCCTGTTTATCGGGCGAACCTGGACAGTGAAAAATTCAGGTTCCTGAAAAAAATAGATACAATAATGACCCTAAAAGATTCAGGCTTAATAGAGTTTCTTGAGAGCAAATGCATGCCTGACGTTATAATTTTGTTCGGCTCAGCATCACGAGGCGAAGATACAATAGAAAGCGATATAGACTTATACATGCTCTGCAAAGAAAGAAAAATGGATTTGCAGGATTTCGAGAAAAGAATAAAAAGAAAAATCAGCCTGTTCTTTAGCAAAGATTTTGTTGAACTTAGCAATGAATTGAAAAACAACATAATAAATGGGATAATTTTGAAAGGGTACCTGAAGGTGTTCTGA
- the tnpA gene encoding IS200/IS605 family transposase: MTPAMDVTAGSKELRRDRHTVSLLTDHLVITPKYRGKILVGEVAFAAEGIIRGTCAEMGLKIIEIAVNVDHVHLFFQYPPKYSVSFIAKKIKGRSSRLLRQEFPHLREWCDDHLWAPGCYHGSVGQGWEVVEKYISTQNCSSDEKDL; encoded by the coding sequence ATGACGCCTGCTATGGATGTAACAGCCGGAAGCAAAGAGCTTCGTCGCGACAGGCATACAGTATCGTTGCTCACGGATCACCTTGTGATAACCCCGAAATATCGCGGGAAAATCCTGGTTGGCGAAGTTGCTTTTGCCGCAGAGGGTATTATAAGGGGAACATGCGCGGAAATGGGTCTCAAAATCATAGAAATTGCTGTAAATGTTGACCATGTGCATTTGTTCTTCCAGTATCCTCCGAAATATTCTGTAAGCTTTATCGCCAAGAAGATCAAAGGACGGTCAAGCAGGCTCTTGAGACAGGAGTTCCCGCATCTTCGCGAATGGTGCGATGATCATCTCTGGGCTCCGGGTTGCTATCACGGTTCTGTCGGGCAGGGCTGGGAAGTTGTGGAGAAATATATTTCCACGCAGAATTGCTCGTCTGATGAGAAAGATTTATAA
- a CDS encoding Single-stranded DNA binding protein, which produces MEIEFAPHIEEIKRALDNEIDDDSILADLKKLLQYRVPIEEAKRSLVKKYGGAEKSIVRKLKDIEIGDRNIEVIAQVIEIAKKNINIKGAEKTIFSGIIKDETAARSFTAWHDFALNAGDVINITQAYVRNWQDRPEVNIGPRSKVAKLSTGIAITQESQQKKLSELRDGEVNVHTVLTILSIETREISTKDGTRKILSGIGADDETKLPFTAWVILPELEVGNTVEVKNAYVRSFRGLPTIHINENSAVTKLDKKVQYNNEKQKITIGNLIEKEGAFDVVIEGNILSVRPGSGLIARCPECSRVIQKSICRVHGKVDEKMDMRIKAIIDDGTGALTLVLNAELTHQICGFTIEQSKQIAKAAMSQNAVEEEIRKKLLGKMLTAKGNMSKGEYGITLVASSIWMSPDVTKEKAAELLEKAG; this is translated from the coding sequence ATGGAAATTGAATTTGCGCCCCATATTGAAGAGATAAAAAGGGCGCTTGATAATGAAATAGACGATGATAGCATATTAGCGGATTTGAAGAAGCTGCTCCAATACAGGGTACCGATAGAGGAAGCCAAGCGCAGCCTTGTCAAGAAATACGGTGGGGCTGAAAAGAGCATAGTTCGAAAGCTCAAGGATATAGAAATCGGGGACCGAAATATTGAAGTGATCGCTCAGGTGATAGAGATAGCCAAAAAGAATATCAATATAAAAGGCGCAGAGAAGACCATATTTTCCGGGATCATTAAGGACGAGACTGCGGCCAGAAGTTTCACTGCATGGCACGATTTTGCCCTGAATGCTGGCGACGTTATCAATATTACCCAGGCTTATGTCAGGAACTGGCAGGATAGGCCGGAAGTAAATATCGGACCCCGTTCAAAGGTCGCCAAACTCAGCACAGGGATTGCGATAACCCAGGAAAGCCAGCAGAAAAAACTCTCGGAATTAAGGGATGGGGAAGTAAACGTCCATACTGTTTTGACAATTTTGAGCATTGAAACTCGCGAGATTTCTACGAAAGACGGCACCAGGAAAATCCTGAGCGGTATTGGCGCAGATGATGAAACAAAACTTCCATTTACTGCATGGGTAATACTTCCCGAACTCGAGGTTGGGAACACAGTTGAGGTTAAGAATGCATATGTTCGCTCTTTCAGGGGACTGCCTACAATTCACATAAATGAAAATAGCGCAGTTACAAAACTCGACAAGAAAGTCCAGTATAATAATGAGAAGCAAAAGATCACGATCGGAAATCTTATAGAGAAAGAAGGGGCGTTTGATGTTGTCATCGAGGGGAATATCCTTTCTGTAAGACCGGGTTCGGGATTAATAGCCCGTTGTCCTGAATGCTCACGCGTCATCCAGAAAAGCATATGCAGAGTTCACGGCAAAGTGGATGAAAAAATGGATATGCGGATTAAAGCCATAATTGATGATGGAACGGGCGCACTGACGCTTGTTCTCAATGCTGAACTCACACATCAGATATGCGGTTTTACCATTGAACAATCAAAACAAATTGCAAAGGCAGCAATGTCCCAGAACGCAGTCGAAGAAGAAATCAGAAAGAAACTGTTGGGGAAAATGTTAACCGCGAAAGGCAATATGTCAAAAGGCGAATACGGGATTACGCTTGTGGCGAGCAGTATATGGATGTCACCAGACGTTACAAAAGAAAAAGCAGCAGAGTTGCTGGAAAAGGCAGGTTGA